One window of Phycisphaeraceae bacterium genomic DNA carries:
- a CDS encoding nitroreductase family protein: protein MALPPHTEPFLPFKPDLEPPAAAREFYETMKLRRSVRMFSHKPVSDETIRWCIAAAGTAPSGANKQPWRFVAVSDPALKRKIREGAEAEEREFYERRATPEWLADLVPLGTDADKGFLEVAPWLIAVFKLMKTDADESGAQGQVYYVNESVGIACGMLLSAIHHAGLVALTHTPSPMRFLTEILGRPEYERPFLLIPVGYASDDCVVPAITRKRVEEIAVFR from the coding sequence ATGGCGCTTCCTCCGCACACAGAACCGTTTCTTCCGTTCAAACCCGACCTTGAGCCCCCCGCGGCGGCACGGGAGTTCTACGAGACGATGAAACTCCGGCGCAGTGTCCGGATGTTCAGTCATAAACCGGTGAGCGATGAAACCATCCGGTGGTGCATCGCGGCCGCCGGGACAGCCCCATCGGGTGCGAACAAGCAGCCCTGGCGTTTCGTTGCCGTTTCCGATCCGGCGCTCAAGCGAAAAATCCGCGAAGGGGCGGAAGCGGAGGAACGCGAGTTCTACGAGCGGCGTGCGACCCCGGAGTGGCTGGCCGATCTGGTGCCGCTTGGGACCGATGCGGACAAGGGCTTTCTCGAAGTTGCGCCGTGGCTGATCGCCGTCTTCAAACTGATGAAGACCGACGCCGACGAATCGGGCGCCCAGGGTCAGGTCTACTACGTGAATGAATCGGTCGGAATCGCGTGCGGGATGCTCTTGAGCGCGATCCACCATGCAGGCCTGGTCGCGCTGACGCACACGCCGAGCCCGATGAGGTTTCTCACCGAGATATTGGGTCGGCCGGAATACGAGCGGCCGTTCTTATTGATCCCGGTGGGATACGCGAGCGACGATTGCGTCGTTCCCGCGATCACCCGCAAGCGAGTGGAAGAGATCGCAGTGTTTCGGTAG
- a CDS encoding RNA polymerase sigma factor, with product MNLEASSSSSDDAGKPQAPGSVAPGESSRLSEAEFARLIARARPALTIVASAVLGDRVEADDVVQEASVIALASLDRFTPGTSFEGWMAQIVRNVARNALRKRIRNPAKATGGDALAYQAAKSSKQQHSAPAVSADGSVSNPDHFDAEVIRALHNLEETSRVCLLLRTVGGMSYAQIAAITELNENTAMSHVFRSRRAMRDFLTSRNGRIGQGGPR from the coding sequence ATGAATCTCGAAGCGAGCAGTTCATCTTCCGACGACGCAGGGAAGCCTCAGGCTCCGGGAAGCGTCGCGCCGGGTGAGAGTTCGCGGCTGTCGGAAGCGGAGTTTGCTCGGCTGATCGCACGTGCTCGACCCGCTCTGACGATCGTGGCGTCGGCGGTATTGGGAGATCGTGTCGAAGCAGATGATGTCGTGCAGGAGGCGTCGGTGATCGCGCTAGCGAGTTTGGATCGCTTTACTCCGGGGACGTCCTTTGAAGGTTGGATGGCTCAGATCGTCCGCAACGTCGCAAGGAATGCCCTACGGAAACGGATTCGGAATCCTGCCAAAGCGACAGGCGGGGATGCACTCGCGTATCAGGCGGCGAAATCGTCCAAGCAGCAACACAGCGCCCCGGCCGTCTCCGCGGACGGATCGGTCTCCAATCCGGATCATTTCGATGCGGAAGTAATCAGGGCTCTCCACAATCTCGAAGAGACTTCGCGCGTTTGTCTTTTGCTGCGGACCGTCGGCGGGATGAGCTATGCCCAGATCGCCGCCATCACCGAGCTCAACGAAAACACCGCAATGAGCCACGTATTCCGCTCGCGCCGGGCGATGCGAGACTTCCTGACATCGAGAAACGGCCGGATCGGGCAAGGAGGCCCGCGTTGA
- a CDS encoding PH domain-containing protein, with translation MNSDPTSDPRSITRPDPALLNYYLVVSLFTLVAFPIVFLVAYIRFKTLRYRFDEDGIWMAWGLLFRKEITLTYRRIQDIHVTRNVVHRWLGLSTIDVQTAAGGTGPQMHIEGVREADGLRDFLYERMRGAKGHLEATPREAEPPLATDESLALLRELRGSIDRLADRLDALGGRGGVRS, from the coding sequence ATGAATTCGGACCCCACCAGCGATCCCCGATCGATAACCAGGCCGGACCCGGCATTGCTCAATTACTACCTGGTTGTTTCGCTATTCACTCTTGTCGCATTTCCGATCGTTTTTCTTGTCGCGTATATCCGTTTCAAGACTCTTCGCTATCGCTTCGACGAAGACGGAATCTGGATGGCGTGGGGGCTCCTTTTCCGAAAAGAAATCACGCTGACGTACCGGCGGATTCAGGACATTCATGTCACAAGAAATGTCGTACACCGATGGCTGGGCCTTTCCACCATTGACGTCCAGACCGCCGCGGGAGGCACCGGGCCCCAGATGCACATCGAGGGCGTTCGCGAGGCCGATGGATTGCGCGACTTCCTTTACGAGCGAATGCGCGGGGCGAAGGGTCATCTTGAAGCGACGCCTCGGGAGGCTGAACCGCCGCTCGCGACGGATGAATCGCTGGCACTGCTCCGTGAGCTGCGCGGGTCGATCGATCGGCTCGCCGATCGGCTGGATGCTCTCGGCGGACGCGGAGGAGTGCGCTCGTGA
- a CDS encoding PH domain-containing protein translates to MTKALQNQVMGPVESCAAWIYEGVWGILADLLRTPRQPPLLPSAPDEETVSLKPSQAWLRYLKFWFWIGLTIIDAVILGGWLIILFVNPVVGAILAVPAWIVAFVPDIFAYIAIHLRYDTTWYIISPRSIRLRNGIWVIRETTFTFENVQNVEITQGPVERWFGFANLKVETAGGGVVHTQHGAHPDGSNVAFLFGLENAHEIRKTVMERVAASRTTGIGDESARHVTEAAASTAPSRLSAEHLAELRAMRDRLRTALGESAA, encoded by the coding sequence GTGACCAAGGCGCTTCAGAATCAGGTAATGGGGCCGGTCGAGTCGTGCGCCGCCTGGATCTATGAAGGTGTCTGGGGGATTCTGGCTGATTTGCTGCGAACGCCGCGGCAGCCACCCTTGCTTCCCAGTGCTCCGGACGAGGAAACGGTTTCTCTCAAGCCAAGTCAGGCGTGGCTTCGCTATCTCAAATTCTGGTTTTGGATCGGGCTCACCATCATCGACGCGGTGATCCTGGGCGGGTGGCTGATTATTTTGTTTGTGAATCCGGTCGTCGGCGCGATTCTGGCGGTGCCGGCCTGGATTGTCGCGTTCGTGCCGGACATATTCGCGTACATCGCGATTCATCTCCGGTACGACACGACGTGGTACATCATCTCGCCGCGTTCGATCAGGCTTCGCAACGGGATCTGGGTCATACGCGAAACGACATTCACGTTTGAGAACGTGCAGAATGTCGAGATCACTCAGGGACCCGTCGAGCGATGGTTCGGATTCGCCAATCTCAAAGTCGAAACGGCGGGCGGGGGCGTCGTTCACACCCAGCACGGCGCGCACCCGGACGGCTCAAACGTCGCGTTCCTTTTCGGGCTCGAGAACGCCCACGAGATCCGCAAGACCGTCATGGAGCGCGTCGCGGCGTCGCGAACGACCGGGATCGGAGACGAATCGGCACGACACGTCACGGAGGCGGCGGCATCTACAGCGCCGTCGCGATTGTCGGCGGAACACCTTGCAGAGCTGCGGGCCATGCGAGACCGGCTGCGCACGGCGCTGGGCGAGTCTGCCGCGTGA